The DNA region TCCCAGCTGCATCAGAAGTCCTTTCCTTCAAAAGTTTGGCAGCATTGTTTGAACACTCAACCACTTTCTGCAAAAAACCAAATGACACTTGTCAGACATCTTACCGAACCATTTACAAATCAATAACATGCAAATTTAAATATCTCATACATTGCCTCAAGATAAAATGACAAAACTTTGCCACTCTTGTAAAAGAAATCATTGAAATACCTGAGCCTTTTGTAAACCTTCGGCTGCTTCTACTACAACCCTCCGATCTAAACAAATAGCATTTCCAGATTCCATACACGTACTAAAACAATGCATAGCTTTTTCTACTTCTCCTAACAAAAGGTGACAGCTGGAGAAGAAAATTACATTGTATTAGTTGAAGCGGGAAATACTAAAGCACAATATTTTGTAATCTAAAATAATGTCACTACAAACCAAACCCTTACTTAGCAGTTCTCATCTGTACTTTCAAAAAGGTGGGGTCCAGAGCAGAAGCCATCTTGCAATCCCCTAGAGCTTCCCTAATCCTTCCAAGACTCATGCGTGTTGCTGCCCGATTGCTATAACAAAGTAAAAGCGGTTTGATCTGGCATCCTGATTCACTTGTCGGAACAGAATTTATCCCGAGTGTGTAGAATTCCTCAGCTTTAGAAAGATCTCCATCCTTATACGATTTGTTCCCCCTAGATAAAAATCATGATGCCATGCTATAAATAAAGAATGCCAATTTTACAACTAACAAAACTATGCATAATCAAATATCAAAGGACAAATTTTTTACGATCAGCACCTGAGTCTCCACTTTTCACAGGCTTCATGAATTGTATCTGACGATGCAAAATCCCCTTCCTTTAACAGATGATTCACTTGAGATCTATCCATCCCATCAAAATGTGATGGCATGTTGGAAGTGGTTAGTGGTGAAAATTGCACAGAAGATCCAAACTTTCCATTTGGATTAGGAGAGATGACAAATGAATTGCAGCCGATTTTGCTCCTAAATTTTTTCTTCTGTTTACGCTTTAATGATGAAGAAGTACCCGCTACAGTAGATGATGCAGAAAATGCAAAATCTTTCTCCTTCGAATCACCCAGACCATGAACAGAGCAAAATAGATCATCTTTTTGCCTTTCATTGATTGAGCTATAGTCAACCCCAGAATCAAATGTATTATAACTTCTAAATTGCTGAGTTTTCAAAGTAGGCCAGACTGCTTCAGGACCAGAAGAATGAAAATCACCAACAGGAAAACTTCCAAAATGTGATGAGAACTGCTCATTATCAGAACCACCacatctttgatcagttctaTTTATATATGTTCCTCTCCCAACACCAGCCAAGTTTTCATCTTTCACATCTTGATCGTCTGCTGCCGTTTCCTGATAGGGAGAAAAATCCATAGGTGAGTGGCAACCAGAGGGATCAGGGGTTTCCAATGAACTATTTTCCTTGTACGAAGGATCCAGCCTTGTTTGTTTCTTATTCAACGAATGTGGCTTCAATTTTCTCCTCATATGTTTTGATCCCTTTTCTTTAGATGATCTGACCTTTTGTGTGGATTCTAATTTTTTATCCAACTTTGGAAATAAGTTATCTTTAAAAGCAGAAGGATCCCACGTTGGAGCTTTAAATCCCATAAAAGACTCCTTCAATACCTCTGGAATACTTGTAAAATAATTATTGCACTTATCATGATTGCCACTCAAGGGATGGTCTGCAGAAGTATAATTATTTGAAATGGAGTCGAGACCAACTGATGAGGAGGAAAATGATGAAGTAGCTCCATTCACTTGTGAATCTTTGGGTGGCTTAGGGGTGCAAGGTACTCTTGTAAAACCACCGGCAATACCACAACCAGTTCTATCTTGAACATCATCTGGTTTACATGCTTTAAAATATTGCCCACCAATATTCCCAGAAGCAGCATTAGAACAAGATTGGTGATCATTAGCATTAGTTCCTGAACCAGTACTAAAATAGTCATAAACATTCTCAAGTCCTCCAAACACAAAGCCAGTGCTATCATTTACATGTGAATTTGTAGAATCTCTAGTGACGTCAGTGTCCTTAGAGTGGTTGATGTTCAGTTTCTCCATCTCATCTGTTAATTTATATGCAGGAGCGGCACCATAAGCTGTAGAAATATCATTACTACTTCCATATCCATGCTTCTTATTATCATCAACATTACTATTACCATCTGGTGCAGCCTTGGTATAATTAAAATTACCCATTCCAGGATCAAAATTTCTTGTCCCATCAAGATTTCCCTGCTTTTCCACCTTAAAACTCGATGCTTCACCATTGCAGCTACCAAAAACGAAAGGAAAACTATCCTGCTTTATACACTCAGCTCCATCCCTACCTTCTCTATCCCCAGCATCACCAAACACTGAGTTTTCAACAGATTCGCCAGATTTCTCATTTTGTGCATTGGAATTATCGACAAAACCATTCTGATCAGCACAAAAAACAAACCCCTTAGCATTAACCGCCCAATCCCTCAGCTCAGAATTCAATCCCCTCTTTCTTTCATCACCAAAACCCACCCCTGCTGCACTTTCACCGGTTTTCCTACCCAAATTCGATTCCCTATCACTCCGCGTAGCACTAAACACAAATTCTACAGGATCACTCTTCCCAACCTCCGTTTCCCTGTCAGCT from Arachis ipaensis cultivar K30076 unplaced genomic scaffold, Araip1.1 Aipa1464, whole genome shotgun sequence includes:
- the LOC107624643 gene encoding uncharacterized protein LOC107624643 — protein: MSPAVVHLRSPITSSAFQTTDSVPDSTSHSSFHHHTPFPHFNAEALNPSSATATAAPAGGASMSRGRTRARLVKQRKKQSASQHVKSRDATPGFDSVPQVTGNISDLNGFSVGSVGLESGVRACDGGSSNCYRKLGGDSFVFGATSVSSGSARDLGSEQGRESSVGSVHGREGAADRETEVGKSDPVEFVFSATRSDRESNLGRKTGESAAGVGFGDERKRGLNSELRDWAVNAKGFVFCADQNGFVDNSNAQNEKSGESVENSVFGDAGDREGRDGAECIKQDSFPFVFGSCNGEASSFKVEKQGNLDGTRNFDPGMGNFNYTKAAPDGNSNVDDNKKHGYGSSNDISTAYGAAPAYKLTDEMEKLNINHSKDTDVTRDSTNSHVNDSTGFVFGGLENVYDYFSTGSGTNANDHQSCSNAASGNIGGQYFKACKPDDVQDRTGCGIAGGFTRVPCTPKPPKDSQVNGATSSFSSSSVGLDSISNNYTSADHPLSGNHDKCNNYFTSIPEVLKESFMGFKAPTWDPSAFKDNLFPKLDKKLESTQKVRSSKEKGSKHMRRKLKPHSLNKKQTRLDPSYKENSSLETPDPSGCHSPMDFSPYQETAADDQDVKDENLAGVGRGTYINRTDQRCGGSDNEQFSSHFGSFPVGDFHSSGPEAVWPTLKTQQFRSYNTFDSGVDYSSINERQKDDLFCSVHGLGDSKEKDFAFSASSTVAGTSSSLKRKQKKKFRSKIGCNSFVISPNPNGKFGSSVQFSPLTTSNMPSHFDGMDRSQVNHLLKEGDFASSDTIHEACEKWRLRGNKSYKDGDLSKAEEFYTLGINSVPTSESGCQIKPLLLCYSNRAATRMSLGRIREALGDCKMASALDPTFLKVQMRTANCHLLLGEVEKAMHCFSTCMESGNAICLDRRVVVEAAEGLQKAQKVVECSNNAAKLLKERTSDAAGTALELLTKALSISTYSERLLSLKAEALFLLQKYGEAIQLCEQSQCLAEKNFDIANSTDNLNISTSDSYASIKLWRSSLISKCYFHLGRLETSLNVLEKLQQVGSVNDKCVIHEIKDSLSLAATIRELLDQKRAGNENFKLGKYTEAVEHYTSAISSNINSRPFVAICFGNRAAAYQALGQIADAIADCSMAIAIDTNYAKAISRRATLHEMVRDYEHAACDLRKLISVLESQSNQKANQSDSPSGSPAVKELRQAHQRLSSVEDQAKRGLPLDFYLILGTKPADTANDIKKAYHKAALKHHPDKAGQLLARSEIGDEGQAWKEILQEVHKDADRLFKMIGEAYTVLSDSQKRSEYDLEEELRTLSKQSNRGGTCRRSTDSNGYGRAADGYRSPSDRSYYRRNGRDHWRTYGHSYSRW